CTTTTGGCTTTCTCTTGCCACTGCATGGTGACAGCGGCCCAGGAAAGAAAgcagaggggaaggaggaggtcGGGGTTTCTGATTGACTGGAGTAGCCGCTGGATGGACTGGCGAGGGCTGCTAGCTTCTCAGGAGACGTTAGCTTGAAGTCTCCCTCCACTGACGGGAGTGAGGGGGTGGTTGCTCTGGAGCCGGACTGGGATGTCTGCGACTCAGAGCTTTCCTGCGACTTGATGCATTCGATAACGGTTGTACCTGTGGCTGTGCTGGAGTTTGATAAAGACCGATAGGGATCGCTGGATTTTAAATCATTGAGGAGCCACAAATCTGCGTAGTCTGACTGTACAACCCCTTCGTCCTTAAACGAATGTGCATCGCTGGAGCTAAACACGCCTAAGTCAGGTAGATCCGCCGAACCCTCAACCCCCCACACCACAGGTGACTCTCTGGCATGTGCACTGTTCTCGCTATGACCTGGGGAGCTGGACAAAACCAGCTGCCTTTTCCTCTCCTGGGAGGACAGTGGAAGTTGCTGCCCGCATGAAATCTTTGGTTCTTTCTTCTCAGGGATGTTTCCCTCACTGCATATTTTCCTTAAGGATGAACTCCTCTTAGGCGGAGACGGCTTCACCTTTGGTTTTCTTAAAGACACACAGCGTCTCCCGAAGGTCATGTGCCCGCCTATGTCAGACAGTCCACAATCAGAACTGGAAGCTGCATAGTTGTAAGTGAAGCTTTTGCTGCCTTTCAGACCGCAGTCAAAGTGCATAGAGGTGTAGTAGCCTTCAGTGTCTACAGAATAGTGGGAGACAGTGTCTGCCTTCTCGGACAGTGGTTTGTCAGAGTAGCTGCTCTCACAGGTGGCCATGCTGGTGAAGCTGGGGCAGCCCAGGCTGCTCTCAACCTCTCTGCTCGGTTCAGGGCTGAAGTCATGTGAGTGAGAAGGATCTGGGTGGGAGTAAGTCCAATCCCCCTCAGTGGGAGTGTTGACCCCTGCTTCCTCTAATATGTCCATAgctgtggaggagaaagagcCTGCCCGCTGTGTCCTGAGGCCCTGGTAGTGGTCCAGCATGAAGCCAGTCTGGTCGTCGTTGGTGTGAGTGGCAGTGTTTAGGGAGAGCTCAGAGTCACAGTGTGAGGAGCCGGTCAGCTGCGGAGAGGCTGCAGGGGGCATCGTTTCTGATGTCTGTGAAGGGCAGGTGGAGCTGCTCCCACTCCAGTTCCCACTAGAGGACTGGTGGTCCTCCTTATGGTCCAACTGGCCTCCCAGCACTCCTGCAGCTGAGACAGAGTGGACGGGGCTGCTGAATGTGTCGGAGCTAGATGAGATCTCACAGCTGCCCATGTCAACTTTCCTGGGCAGCTGGGATCTGGTCCTTTCCATCCAGCTGTGCTCTGGACTCTCTGAAAGCTGCTTGTACTTCAAGCCCAGCTGGTGTTCAGACACGGCCTGGTCATCCGtgctctcctcttcatccttcAGTATCAACTTCCCTGGTCCAGGCAGGAAGTCCTCAGTGTCAAAGGGGGaaagctcctcctcctcatcgcTGTCATTATGCCCATTTTCCATTATCCGGCTGCTGTCTCGGGGCAGGCTCCGAGTGCGAAGGCATGCTCCTACAGAGGCAGTGAACATGGCGTCAGTGTTGTCCGGCAGAGCGGAAATGTTGCCTGCAGactgggagagggagagggagactCCCTGGCCTCTCTGGGCCCTGATCCTTCTCCGAGACGGCGCTCCTGAGATCAGAAAGTCTTCTGTTTGGCAACCTGAGTCTCTGGTGCTGAGATGACTCGCCAGCTCCTCGTTGGATGGTGTGATATCAGGACTGGCATGAACTATCACTGTCCGCTCTCTGGAACCAGGAGAGTCGTCAGAGTCTGGAGGAACAAAGGAGAACAAAGAAGGAAAGTATTAAATACAATCTATCCCTGGATGTGTCTGGGGATTTTTATTGCATGTCATTCCCAATATTTTTCCCCACTCACTGCCTGTCATCTATCTACTGACGACGgtctaataaaaacatgaaatagcctaaaatacattaaaagacagaacaaaggAATGCCAAAAATAAGTCTAGCTTCACTAGTTGGTGTCTTTCGTATTTACGTTGGCATATAGCTGGTCTTTCACTGGTTCTTCTACAATTTACTGATGCTGTATAGAATCTAACACACTGAGTTAATCCGTACAGCTATGAGCACATTTGTCTttacaacatacacacatgatTTATACCATATGAATTAAGCCACTATTTTAAGTGATACCATACATTATGTCAACAAATAACATAAACATCACCAGAAGCAACTTAAATTTATCTTAAGACCCTTTTTTTGTGACTGCTGTTTAAGTTACATACCCAAATCTTGCTGCACCTGTCGAGGAATGCCGGCGACAGTTCTCCGTCTCCTaagcttcctcctcctctgaagCACAGACTGGGAGTGAACGAGCGAGCAGCGCACACTAGCATCTCTGTCAAAGCCAACCCCTGCAATGGAGACGGGACATCTGAGGAATCTTTGTTTAGTGGCTGCAACTGCAACGATTCCTTCTTTAGctcaaaaaaagaaatctgttacATGTTGTACAGAAGTAGCAGCTTGAACGGAGGAGATCACAGCCACAGTGAGACAAACCCAAAGTGTAGAGGTAGATACTAGTTAAGCTCAGCATGTTGATGGGTTTACTGACAAAAGGAAATTACGGTTTCTGCGTCAGTTGACTTGCATTTCCCCCTTGttttcctgtctctccctcACTATTACAACTATCATGTGATTGCAGGTCAAGCTTTTCAGCACCATAGCAATGACTGGTCTGACAGTGCCGGTGCATAACTCTCCTTCCCAGTCAGTGTTATCGTGAGTAACGAACATCAGGCAGGCCTTTCAACAACTTGGACACTGCTAATTGGCATTCATGTCACATTAACTTGCCTCTTTGCAATCACAGGCACAAAAGCGCTGAGCATGAGAAAGAAAGTTAACGGGGCACAAAGCATGGTTTGCACGTTGGAAGTTAGTAACTGTAGCAACAGTGGCTTTGATAACACGATCTTAAAGTTTATTACTACATTTTCAAATGGCTTGCAagtatttcattttgttatgtAAAGTCCACATAATAAGAAGTGGCACTCTTGTGAGGAGTGAGTGAATCACTGGTTGATTCATTGTGACACTTCTCATCTCACTGTTAGCTTCTCTACATTATAACATATAGTATAACATAGTGATACAGTGTTGAacagtaaaagttaaaagaagAATTGGACTTTTGTAGCATGTATAAGTATTTATTTGATAGGTATTACTCTCTGTCAAGTACGTTTACTAAAGGAGAAATCTATACACAGTTTGGTTCTGACACAATGATCAAATTGAGACATGCTGTAAAACGGTGAAATCGTTTCAAATTACCAGTCACATTAATGGGGATGACACATGAGTTGATGACTTGGGaactgtttttcattctttcctcTGGTGTGGGCAGTGGCAGAGCTTTAGACCAGTTAGTCTGCTTGTCCAGGGTAGAGGGGATGTTACGGATGGGAAACTTAGACCGGTGACCTAGAGCCACCCCGTCAGTGTCGGGGTCAGAGGGCGCAGCCTGCAACAGATGGATATTTGCATGGTTAGGATGTTTAGGTTAGGTGGCATTACATGAGAAATGGTACAGCAGAGTTAAATTATCAAACTGAGCTTCAGAGAAGGGACTGTGTGGAGCACAGAGGTTAATGTCGAGAATTACACTGGTATCGTCAAAAGGAAGAAAAGTTGCACTGGGAGAGACATAAAGGTTGAATGTGGCGATCAGTGTCTTATTAATCTGCAGCAAAGACTGCGTAGTGTCTGTGCAGAGGTAAAACAATACACAGGGCCTTCCACGAGCTCAGTTTCATGTTGGAGTGCAAAGAATCCACCAAGTCATGGAAATAACAGCATTCTTTCGTTttagagacagagaagagaaagcacAAGTATCTTTCAAAGCTTTCATGCATAAAAGAACATGCACTGAtgaaaaaatgttaaactgaGGAAAAGCTGTTTGTACGTGGAATAAAGATGTGAAAAGCCTTCACCACCTGACTGCATCTGAGCTTGTTAGACCAGTAAGAGCCTTGGTACAAACTGTAGTCGGGATAAACACTATTTCTGCTTTGTGAAAAAGAGATGCCTCCTTCACTCAACGACCACAACGCGGGACAGAAATGTGACAGCGTAAATAGTAATTTCCCGTCAACACGCTGCTTTGAAAACTCTTAGCTCATGCTCCAACAATCTGTGGCACCTATGTGACTCCCCTGCATAATAATCAGCCTCTGGAAATATTTGGAGTTTATACTTCACTGCTGCATTCCTCTGAGCTTCAGCATCAATCACTGCACAGTCCGCTGCTCTAAATACTCCACATCCTGTTTCCATGGGCACCCTCAGGCTCTCGAGCTGAAAGTCAGTAGATCCCCCTAACGTTTAGCTCCATGCTAAACGAATTTGCTCTTATAAGTTCTTACCTTGAGATTGCtacacagagacaaatgtgAAGCTGGGAGTGATTCTCAGGCTCAACTGGTTCCCACCTACACCACCAGACAACCTCCCACCCCCATTTAAAGTCAGCTCTCGAGCCTTTGTGCTCTCTGCTCCCAGCAGACCAATGAGACCCTGACAAAACCCCGGCCACAAAAGAAACCCGTTTCCTTGGAAACTTCACCCAActagtagaaaaaaagaaatcaaagcaaGAGCGTTTACAGCTGATTTGTcacaagagaggaaagaagtTTTAGGGCCGTCTGAGTTGAAAGAGGAGTGAAACGAACGACAAagagtggacagagagagagagagaaaaaggagcGGCGGTTTGTGGTGTTTGCCCCTGTCCACAAGCTCATTTACTTCTCACAGTGGGCACCAAGCACGATATTTGCGGTGAGcgcagagagagaaacatgaggCTGTCAGCTCTTTCGGGGAATAGTGCACGGGTgaaaccacagcacagagggATCATGGGTAATCACAGACACAAGCTTAGAGAAGTCGACCCTATCATTAGAGAAACGCAGGCTGCCgtgccctcacacacacacacattcttcacATACTACAGTTTAGAGCCGTTACGCAAACCCCAACAACAACTGTCTGAGGGCTTAAATGTACGACTGGTTGTCGTGGGTGAAAGTGGGGCTTCTTCAGTTTCATGACAAACCTGTTACCTGGTATCCTAAACGGGTGTAGCAGGACGCTAGCACCGCCCGAGAAAGGCAGCATTCACGAGGCATGCATTTGAAAAGATCTTCATTATGTAAATTAGAAGgagtcaaacaaacaagaacaggTAAGGAGTTGTGAAATACAGGGTTAGTGAGAGCACACAGGAgccaggagggagggagggaccAGTACCTTTCTGCTCCAAGGAGAGAAGTGGCAACATTCGGTAGGGGAGGAGGAGCGGGTGGATTCAAACTGAATcacaggcaaaaacaaaaaaaaagacaaaaacacaagacagaaaTGAACACGGAGATACtccacataaaaatacaaagtgacaagaCAACAATACAGGAGTAATGTTGGTGTGGAGCAGGTTGATGAgctgaaaaaatgaaatctCATTCATTCAAAAGATGAcgaaatgaaaatataaattcaGAGCTCTCTAAACAACCATGCTccaaatatcacacacacactcccttttTACCTGTGTTTGTGCTAACTGTGTTGTTGCATCTCTAAAATGTCTCTCTGGCTGCTTGGGGAAAGAAATATGTTTACTTCAAAAGTACAGCACAAGTTGTGTGTAAGTCATGGTCTTCAAGCTACATGTAATTAACAATATGTAAAACAAGGATGCACCGATTAAAAATAGATAACTAAAGCTCTAAATCTTGTTCATTCAAGTATAACAGGATAAATACAGAAGGTCAAGTAATTTAATATGGTCACAAACAGAAGACTGATTTAGATTACTATCAGCAGGCTGTAGATCTGAACCCAGACGTCTGTTGATATTTTGCTGTACTACCCAACGTCCTaaaagtcacattaaaatgtACGACATGTAGAAGCTGGTAAGTTCATCTTCTCACCGTTGTCAAATTTGTGCCCCTCCTTTCTTGACGGTGGATGATGTGAGGAGAGGGGTACACGGGCATCGGAGGCACCACAGAGATGGttactctcctctctctgctgcctgaGCGATCTACAAGAATCAAGCAAAACATGGAAGTCTGACTTGAAAGAGGAAATAAGAAAGGTTCCAAAGAGCTTCTTTGAGAACAGGTCTAACGTTCTGTACATCCACAGGGTCATCGTTGGTTCTAGTTGTTGCACTTGGCCACACTAGCTGCAAACTCTTCCTAACACTATTTTAACACTTGTCCTAACACAATGTAAGACACGTAGAACAGAATTCACAACATGTGAAAACCCATCCTCAGTTTAATTAgacaaattttaatttaatacatttcacaGCCCCTGTTCTAtgaaatgcagcttttaaagtGTGTGGATACAATTACAGTAACCAGTAACTCTCTCAGTGTACATGCAGCATGTGCCTGTGAGTGCTGTTTTAATACAGCCACACAGTGGTAAAACAAGGATGTTGGATTACAATAGAAGCCAATCAATATAACAGACCTGCAATGAATACTGCATTTGTGAAGCTTTTAATGCCCCATCATTGAATCAGAGAGGTGGTGATTGAATTTTAGAGTCAGTTACTTAACGGAGCCACATCGGAGTGCATTAAGTGTTCCTGTTAAATCATGCACCCACAGGGattgataaaatcatttgatCACACACCAGCCTCTGCAAAATCATATTTAGGGTATCATCTGATGTCTAATGGTTTCATCAGACCCAGCATGCACTTGCACAACACGTCCACTTGAGGGCAGAGTGACACCAGAATCACATCATACAAACAAGCTGCAGCCGTTCAAGGTGGGAAGAATACATCCCAGCACAGACTTTTAAATCATATGAGAACcagagtaaacacagaaaagtttaAAATTACATGTCAAATAAAAGACGTTGCTGTTTGCTAACACAGAAATGACAGAGAACAAACTTAAGAACTGCTCATTGCCTGTTTCTCCTGTGTGATCACACAGGGCCTCACCTCGGTGCAGGCCCCACAGGCTGAGGTTGGCTTGCCTGTGGAGCTCCTCTACACATGCTGGCCGTGTGTTGGGGCGGAAAACATTCCTCTGCTGGTGCCAGGGAGATTGGTAATGTGACGTCAGCTTACTCTCCACATCCAGGTTTGACACCGCTGTCAGAGAGAGACGGAGCAGGTCAGACAACGATTAAAGCCCCGACACAATGGAGCAACTGAGAGGACAAAGGTCACTAAATTTCTGTTTAGCTCATTactatcttttttttataaatcagcCACTGAATCTACTGCAAATACAGCTCATGTCAGCACATGTAATGAAAAGGCATTTCATCACAGGGAGGTTTAAAGGTACTAGTTAGGAGATCCTTAAATTTCCACTGGCATTTTTGTGATGACACACTGGTTAAGATTATTAAGGTAAACTCCACAGACTCCACAAATGAATGATTTTAGAACAGTACGGTGCCGTGAGCGCAGATGATATACTGTGGACGTAAAACACCACATTCAtcccagagacagaagaaagagaaagaagagcaggaTAATCAGGGCCCAAGTCAACAGGACAATAGCCTGTTTACTAATGCAATACTAGTACTTAGTGACAAACAATAGGTCTTAATGTAACCTGATACTATGACTTTCATCTGCTAAACAGTGACCCAGGACCTGGACTAATCCCCCTCACACCTTCTCAGGTTAGAGACTCTCAAATGACAGGTACGGCATGGAGGGGCGGTGGATGATGTTTAAGTCTAGAAGAAgctgtttcatgttgtttcagTGTTGACTGTTTGAAATGCAAGTTTATACAGAAATATATGTGCAATGAATATGACCGATGACCATGTGCTTGTTGactgatcaaaaacaaaacaaatgcacagaaagtCTCTTTTGTTTATCtctctatctcacacacacaaatgaaacagacacacatacacccagAAACATCATCAAAGATCTATCTGACCAAATGTACAGAGTGGATTGTAGAAATAGAACTGAGTGTAAAAATACTGTGTAGTCAAATAATAGTGTATATTAAGAGTTGGTGAGTTGAAATCTTACACATCAGTAGGAAATTCTAAGGAATATCCAGAGGATTAACACCACTAAGCCTTTGCTTTAGCAGACAAACACGTCCGTGAGCCTTCTCCTACCTGGCAGACATTCCTGGGTTTGTCCTTGACCTGGCAGCTTTCCTGAAACACACTCTGTCTGACGGACATGTCTGCTGAGAGGCAACCATGGCTCAGCGTGCTCCAagtttgttttgtattctgGCCAGAAGCTAACTTTAGTCTCTTTCAGTTCAACTTGCGATCACTGCTACCAAAGGTCAGGAAGGCCGAGCACGGCATCGCACCGGAGCTCGGCCTGCCGCTCATCGATCTGCTGCGTAAGTGTTTTTATAACAGCTCAGCTACTGTGTATTTCCACACAGGTCCTTCCCAGGACACACTGTGCCGTGCACGCAGTCCCCAGGTGAGGCAGTGTGTTTATCTGTTACTCAGAGACAACTTGACGTTTTCCATAAAACACCCCAGAGTGATCTAAAGGCCCTCTGCTGTGACCCCGTTGACCTGAAACATGCTCTGTGCTGTGTCTCCTGCTCAGCTGGAGTCACTGGAGGTAAACCCATCAGGGAGCACATTTACATATGTGGAGCTGCACTGCTTTTCCTGCTGCCTTACTATGCTCAGACTAAGTTTCACTTTACTTTAGTGTTGTTCACTGACTTTCACTTGTTAGTAGATATATATGGTAGTGAATCCTATTGCATTTTTGTTCAAGCAAATTGTTTTTCAAAGTTAACAAACTGAGCTGAGTTCAGGGAACACCTATAAACTCCTATGGGACATATCGGATCCACTGCCATAAACAAAACAGCGGCTCATGGTGATCCACCCATCCATCTGTAAGTAGCACACATCTCACAGAGTGGCATCAATCTTCATGTTAAACTAGCTCACATCGATTCTCTGATTCGACCAGAGACGCTGTTGATTGCGGATGACGCCTTGGTTAAAGTTATTCATTCAGACTTGCCTTCTGTTTTATCTGCTGttcatctgcatgtgtgtcttacAAACCCACGATATATCAAAAAATGACACAATACAGCAGCGTATGACGCACTTCTGCTGTGAAGTGTGCTGATTTAAGGGAGTCACCAGTGATGTGTTGGGAAATATGAGCCCTTTAACACTGTTTGTCAGCCCGCCTCCCTGCTGAGCTATGAACTGTTGGCCCTGCTGTGACACTTTCGACATCTCCAGCACACTAAAAAACCActtgacaacaacaacaacaacaactaggACACAGACTGTGCTCTCGATGCCTGACTCCATTCAGCTTTTccctgtttttatcttttttatcttCCCCTGgctaaaacacacatcagtacATCTTTTCACGTTGCTCAGTGAAATCTCTGACTTTTACTTAAGTGAGACTATAGAACACGAGTCCATAAAAGGCCTTTTAGGAGGTTTTCATGGAGACCATATGGGGAAACCTTTATTGGGTCAGCAGCGGTCAGCTGTTGCCCCAAACGAggccaaagaaaacacattagcCTTCAGTCATCTCACTGACCTCTCAGCagctttttccttcttttacaGCCAAGCTGAGTGATCTTCGATATGGCGAACACACGACGTGCTGAGCCAAACGAGCCACGTGGCCTCAGGTGAGAAGACAAACAAGACTTTACTACAGCGTCACACTTTTATTTAGAGCTTGTAATTCTCTTAATTTTTTGGCCTAAAGTCATCATGTGAACTTTCCACATTAAGTGAAATCATGCATTCTAATATCTGCATCCCGACACAGCCTATCAATCTCTCccactgctcctcctcttcatgtTCAGCAGGATCACCCCCGGGTAACCTCACTGCTATCAGCCCTGCAGGCCAGGAGAAGGGGGGATGAAAGCGTGAATCCTCAAACAGCCTCTGCCTTGTAATTTACTCAATATTGGCCCAGCAGCAGCCAAACCCCCTTTTACTTCTTGAAGAATCAACTCTGCACACTTGATGTGAGTTTGACTGTCTAGTTAGAGACTGAACAGACGTTTAGCAAAACTGTAGCTGCATCTGGCATGTAAGGCCTCCCCATGGCTGGGCTGTGCTCACACTCCTCTTACTCAGGTAAAACTAAACAAGCAAAAAAGAGACAAGGGGATGCATCAACTGAGGAGAAAAAGGCTTTCAACTCATCAGCTCTTACATCTTGTGACAACACTTAAGAGTGAAATAAGGAACTGTAGCACATGCAACTCAAGCAAAGCCCCAGGAAATGATACAGTACCTTGGGATATGAGTGGGAGACAACATCCGAGAGCCATGACAGAGTGCAGTGGTTTTAACTCATTGCATCAGTGAGACATTAAATCGGTCAGTGAGAAAGTGTCCCTCGTGTATTTCCAGTGACGTCTCTTGGATCCTCTGCCACACTgacctacagctccactgcaaCATCTGCTCACACTCCTCCCCCTTGTCCCCTTCCCCACCCAGTGCTTGGTACAGATGGTCCAGCCAGGCCCTGACTTGGGCTACCACTAATCTGTTTATGGTCTGCTACACTAGAGTTGGAGTGTTAATCCAAACCACTGAAACAACACTAACTGCTTAGACCACAATGGAGGCTGATGGAGGATGCAGAGGAATGCTCAAAGATGCGCAGGATGGAGGACACTAGCATTCATACTATTCAAATCCAGTATTGTCCACTACATGAAATAAGAGGCACTAGTGAATAAAGTCTGCTGAGTATTTAATAATTCACAGATTACACAGACAACAGGTATGTAAAGATGAACCTTCAGATGAAGAGCCAAATGCATTTCAGTGCACACTGCAGTGTGACAACAAATGAAAGAATGAGCCAGCTCACCTGAACTGAGCAAGAGTTGATCAAGTCACTGAGAGGTCCTGCTGCCAAAATAAAATTGAGTGCTGCTGTTCCACTGAGTGCCCGTCACTGGAGAAAGTCCCCTCTGACGTGTGATtagtaaaacacaaagagtAGAGTCCCAGTGCCAGGAGGCACGGAATAATGCTCATGTCCCTGGTAATCCTCTCTGAGCTCACATCCTCCCAGCTGATGGTGATGTTGCGGGTGCTGCAGCTGACCCGCCCGCAGCAGGTGGGGCATGAGATTGTTTACATTAAGCAGGAGATGAGGCTAAAGCCTGCAGCCCTGCTGAGACGCTCCGATGATGGAGACCCTCGATGGGACAACTGCAGCAACTTAGTTTGAGATGCAAGTTGTTGACAAGTTGAAATGATACTATGGTCACAGTGTGGGTGAGCAGGGCCGTGTGTAATGGTACCTTGGTGATACATTTAAGAGCCTTCTCTCCACCAGACCCTGTTCTCAAGGAGGTTTGGGGCTGAGAATACACACAGGCTTACACACTTGTAGTCAGATTAAAGGACCagtgagaacaaaaacagtTCATAGCAAATCCTAGGCATGGCAGCAGCCACTGTCCACTGACTGTACGCACAATGTTTGGTTATGCAGAGTCCTCCTACTACCCAGTCTGTGAAAGCTGTTGCACAATGTCCTTTGTGGCTCTGATGGGATCTTTTTAaagtcagacaaaaaaaaagtttggccGGTTTGGCAGAGCTGGTCTAATGAAAGATGCTATCAAGCTGCATTATGGGAAGCATCCAAGGTTTGTGCGGTGTGGCTAGAAATGAAGCTATCTCAATCTCTGCAGGTTGGAGCTGGTCATTTCGAAAGACCCCTTTTAAGGAATCTTCAAAGAACCCCAAAGTTATGCAACTACAGTATGTACTTATATAAGATCTTACATTTGTGATGGTGAATCTTTTAGGAAAGACATTATGGAAGCCAGAACCAACacagttttctcctttttgtttaaTGAAACACTTCATGATTCATCATCATGGTCTAAAATGACTATTTTCAATTAGATTTTGTAGGTTTTTCTTATTACTCCTCAGTGCTATGGACATTTAAAACCATGTGGAAACATCCTAATTGTGTTCACTttgtcagcatgtgtgtttcttaGAGACTCTTTCAGCATACAAAGGTCAGTCATAACTCAGGCAAATTTGAGGAAGCGAGACTCttcccttccttctctctcctcctatCAACCGCATGGTTATCCCACCACAACTATTTAAAAGGGCTCTCCCTCACCTCACCTGGTGCTTTGATGTGCAGGAGCAGGTGGGTCCTGTGACCTCTACTTGGAATGCGATGCTGGGAACCGGGAGGCCTACGGGAGGGCTACATGAGCCATTGTTGCAGCCTGATGCTGCTCTCAGCTGCCTGCAGGTACGACAGTAAAGGGCTGCTAAACTGTAATCACACCAGTGGTTTGCTTCCTGAAGCACTTTGCCATCCGTCAACACCAGTCAGTTAATTACCTGGCTGAGAAATGAAGAACAGGTCCATCCTGACAGTCGGTTCTATTTAACTGTGTGACACTttcattcattgattcattcTTTAATTCAAGATAGTGAGACTTTTCTGAGAGCCTATGACATCAccactggaagaaaaaaaaatgcaggtGTGGGAAACTGTTCTTGTTTAATTGCAGTGAACTGAAGTCTGATAGTATTTCCTGACTTGAGGTCAGGACTTCAGCACGCGCTGGCAGTGCCACAAGCCCACACACGAAAACTGGTCTGGTGGTGAAACTAAATCATCGTTATGCTTCAGGGGACGTGGCTGTGTGTTCAGATGTTGGACGAACGCCTCGACCATCaaactgtctgtctgcctgtgtctgcCAGTGTGCCGGGAGGTACAGTAAGGGTGGAAACGAAGAAGTGGGGGAATCCCATCAGATATCAGAGCTTCCATTGTAAAGGATGCATTACCTCATAATAAACATGACGTTCTGCTGACAACAAATACTGAGACAGATGGCCTGTGTGCTACGCCTCATTCAGTGCAGTATCCTTAGCCTAACATGGCAATGAACCCACATACTGGACTCTGTACAAACAGCTTGGATAGacaaaaattatatttcaataGGAAAAACAATCTCAAACTCACATCACTTAAAACTTGAACCTCAAAGCTTCCCCCTTGTGACACTTCCCAACAGTGCTATCAAATTTCTAATGTTGATCCAGTTCccgaacacatacacacagtgctAAATCCACTCCgacaaataattattttggATCGC
This genomic window from Anabas testudineus chromosome 4, fAnaTes1.2, whole genome shotgun sequence contains:
- the nhsa gene encoding Nance-Horan syndrome protein isoform X1, with the protein product MPFAKRLVEPQSLCRYQIPNEDGLLFEDLVSISNVALSRTLRQLSDLAKHACSIFQELEDELASTNVRVRGLQSKISQLQQTCSELDPKQEAVPVSNLDVESKLTSHYQSPWHQQRNVFRPNTRPACVEELHRQANLSLWGLHRDRSGSRERRVTISVVPPMPVYPSPHIIHRQERRGTNLTTFESTRSSSPTECCHFSPWSRKAAPSDPDTDGVALGHRSKFPIRNIPSTLDKQTNWSKALPLPTPEERMKNSSQVINSCVIPINVTGVGFDRDASVRCSLVHSQSVLQRRRKLRRRRTVAGIPRQVQQDLDSDDSPGSRERTVIVHASPDITPSNEELASHLSTRDSGCQTEDFLISGAPSRRRIRAQRGQGVSLSLSQSAGNISALPDNTDAMFTASVGACLRTRSLPRDSSRIMENGHNDSDEEEELSPFDTEDFLPGPGKLILKDEEESTDDQAVSEHQLGLKYKQLSESPEHSWMERTRSQLPRKVDMGSCEISSSSDTFSSPVHSVSAAGVLGGQLDHKEDHQSSSGNWSGSSSTCPSQTSETMPPAASPQLTGSSHCDSELSLNTATHTNDDQTGFMLDHYQGLRTQRAGSFSSTAMDILEEAGVNTPTEGDWTYSHPDPSHSHDFSPEPSREVESSLGCPSFTSMATCESSYSDKPLSEKADTVSHYSVDTEGYYTSMHFDCGLKGSKSFTYNYAASSSDCGLSDIGGHMTFGRRCVSLRKPKVKPSPPKRSSSLRKICSEGNIPEKKEPKISCGQQLPLSSQERKRQLVLSSSPGHSENSAHARESPVVWGVEGSADLPDLGVFSSSDAHSFKDEGVVQSDYADLWLLNDLKSSDPYRSLSNSSTATGTTVIECIKSQESSESQTSQSGSRATTPSLPSVEGDFKLTSPEKLAALASPSSGYSSQSETPTSSFPSAFFPGPLSPCSGKRKPKVPERKSSLSSLSYRDAATSKKDLELPIIPPSHLDLSGLSNMCNKASTYRTPEILQQTKQKAAVSAKLAAPINSELFNAHSMSITPTVLHSVQLRPIRKNHEGGHEEKTASRLKCPTVNLTSTLSSSPPLHNSHHHHISLKVSCQSACTLNQELSSGEAACRNETRNKHDREVPLECVTAFRRQPEPPVDVTDGTASDEGDACRESVETSVCSVDCSPQPLQQQSTEPFEEQTCSSPSVLHSSPNRSNSPDKVPATDSQSELSDVSPFSNESSKEEENESSGVSATSASLDGKEESTPDTEDYFSKDSTPSDNAVSPLSDESRTEDDSVFLSPTKTRTTEDLFAMIHRSKRKVLGRKDSTELGVRNRLSAASGNTPPSSTGSSPVSSVSSPSAVTSPGLQRVSGPIYRNAKRSSTSNEEFKLLLLKKGSRSDSSYRMSATEILKSPVTPKSPGDSLMDSPRQPEEFGSPLQQQPPSGPDQLSSPYPRANTEGFSPKSFSTSAASRQGRPRIPPPASSSRYSMRSRLYSAPMQAISEGETENSDGSPHDDRSSQGSM